One part of the Trichocoleus desertorum ATA4-8-CV12 genome encodes these proteins:
- a CDS encoding SAM-dependent chlorinase/fluorinase yields MAQHLVTLLTDFGLSDVYVGVMKGVIAGISPGVRVIDLTHEVPPQDVVAARFCLLNAYPYFPLGTVHVAVVDPGVGSVRRAIAVGLEEGFLVGPDNGLFGGVLSRHTAIAAVELTNAQFWRSGQPSSTFHGRDIFAPVAAHLASGVALQELGPAIDLQSLVQLPFPSCRSVGNRIWGCVQYCDRFGNLITNIPASAVMGKAWTVVVGDREIVAVSSYSDRPSGELLALVGSHGWVEVAVNGGSAQARLQLGYDDAVEVVFDTDISGSR; encoded by the coding sequence ATGGCACAACATCTAGTGACTCTTTTAACTGATTTTGGGTTGAGTGATGTCTATGTGGGGGTGATGAAGGGGGTGATTGCTGGGATTAGTCCTGGGGTGCGGGTGATTGATTTGACTCATGAGGTTCCGCCTCAGGATGTGGTGGCGGCTCGGTTTTGTTTGCTGAATGCTTATCCTTATTTTCCGCTGGGGACGGTGCATGTGGCGGTGGTTGATCCGGGGGTGGGGAGTGTGCGTCGGGCGATCGCGGTTGGGCTGGAGGAGGGGTTTTTGGTGGGGCCAGATAATGGGTTGTTTGGTGGGGTGTTGAGTCGGCATACGGCGATCGCGGCGGTGGAGTTGACCAATGCTCAATTTTGGCGATCGGGGCAACCCAGTTCGACGTTTCATGGTCGCGATATTTTTGCGCCTGTGGCGGCGCATTTGGCATCGGGGGTGGCGTTGCAGGAGCTGGGGCCAGCCATTGATCTGCAAAGCTTGGTGCAGTTGCCGTTTCCGAGTTGTCGGTCAGTAGGAAACAGGATTTGGGGTTGTGTGCAATATTGCGATCGCTTTGGCAATTTGATTACCAATATTCCTGCGAGTGCAGTTATGGGAAAAGCTTGGACGGTGGTGGTAGGCGACCGAGAAATTGTGGCAGTGTCTAGCTACAGCGATCGCCCTTCTGGAGAGTTGTTAGCGTTGGTGGGGAGTCATGGCTGGGTGGAAGTGGCGGTGAATGGTGGCAGCGCTCAGGCGCGTTTGCAGTTGGGTTATGACGATGCGGTGGAGGTTGTATTCGATACAGATATTTCTGGAAGCCGCTAG